One segment of Myxocyprinus asiaticus isolate MX2 ecotype Aquarium Trade chromosome 41, UBuf_Myxa_2, whole genome shotgun sequence DNA contains the following:
- the LOC127431743 gene encoding cytochrome c oxidase subunit 6B1-like, giving the protein MAEDIQQKLEKYRTAPFDARFPNQNQTRNCWQNYLDYHRCHKALDAKGVDTAPCDWYKRVYKSLCPLSWIEKWDSQRDDGTFPGKI; this is encoded by the exons ATGGCTGAAGACATTCAGCAGAAACTGGAGAAGTACCGCACAGCACCATTCGATGCCCGCTTCCCGAACCAAAACCAGACGAGAAACTGCTGGCAGAATTACCTGG ATTATCATCGATGCCATAAAGCCCTGGATGCCAAAGGTGTTGACACAGCTCCATGTGACTGGTACAAGAGGGTCTACAAGTCACTGTGCCCTCTTTCCTGG ATCGAGAAATGGGACAGTCAGAGAGATGACGGAACATTCCCAGGAAAGATCTGA